From Desulforhopalus sp., one genomic window encodes:
- the pglX gene encoding BREX-1 system adenine-specific DNA-methyltransferase PglX: MNTANIKSYAPKARRDFIQAVIEKAHLLGLSENQIEPVEIKGDVAIIAGRPYPKEVGTIRQDLENRIRQDGFELTMRKMAYTWFNRFVAIRYMELHDYLDHGYRVLSNRTGSEIPEILEHATDLELPGLNKEEVVRLRLAGNKDNELYQLLIVAQCNALSRAMPFLFERIGGYAELLMPDNLLHSNSPVRNLVNDIPEEDWQQIEIIGWIYQFYISEKKDEVIGKVVASVDIPAATQLFTPNWIVKYMVQNSLGAQWLATYPNSPLKAQMEYYIEPAEQTDEVKAQLAAITPSTLNPEELTLIDPASGSGHILVEAYKLFKAIYLERGYRQRDVAQLILEKNLFGLDIDGRAAQLTGFALMMKGRMDDRRLFDRGVKLNVMVLVDSTGFDAEHLEKSVKLTNYGLQPGDLTELKRLFEHATTFGSLIQVPKELEKKLLALKQLSEMTSQDLFVSEAIKCLEPLVQQAMTLGSTYDCAVANPPYMGGKYMNVLMKKFASESFPRSKSDLFAVSTERFLEFTKPTGFIGLMTPFTWMFLKSYESLRGLLLETKTLRSLIQPEYHAFFDSAFVPVCTFVVQSCHTSGYAASFIKLSDFYGADVQPQKTLEAIANPNCGWLYRSKPDEFVKIPGSPVAYWVNDRTREIFAESEPVGAHVDSKQGLATADNDRFLRRWHEVSIKSVGFGLVSSQEAELSKLRWFPLNKGGTFRRWYGNHEFIVNWLEDGKEIKEHVTHQYPYLKGNINYVIKDQGKFFQQSVSWSNVTSSDSAFRYYPPGFIYGDTGHSAFCNNPHDRNRLISFCNNKFCAEVSSILSPTLQFHIGYFDKLPWPDKLSNHTVDSIVDWLINCSRIDWNAYECSWDFQSFPLLTAPSGPQITIETNYTDWVTHNRETITEAQRLEEENNRLFIDAYRLAEELTPDVPIEQITLTVNPAYRYGKKLTEEELWTRFRQDTMKELVSYAIGCMMGRYSLDASGLIYANSSNVSFDPSRYTTFSADGDGILPLTDTDWFDDDTALRLIEFISVAWDAAHLEENLTFLADNLSPKKNELSRDTIRRYLCESFFKDHLQTYKKRPIYWLLSSGKQKAFQCLIYLHRYNESTLSRVRSAYVTPLFGNFNARLEYLKNEWNAADSASAKKKFQKEIDDMKKKLTELSTFDDELRHYADKRISLDLDDGVKVNYGKFGNLLAEKKTVTG, translated from the coding sequence ATGAATACAGCCAATATCAAATCATATGCTCCCAAGGCACGGCGGGATTTCATCCAGGCGGTGATCGAAAAAGCTCACCTGCTAGGATTGTCTGAGAATCAAATCGAGCCGGTTGAAATCAAGGGCGATGTCGCTATCATCGCCGGACGACCTTATCCGAAGGAAGTGGGAACAATACGACAGGACCTGGAAAACCGTATCAGGCAGGACGGTTTTGAGTTGACCATGCGGAAAATGGCCTATACCTGGTTCAACCGTTTTGTTGCTATCCGGTATATGGAACTACATGACTACCTTGATCATGGTTATCGGGTCTTGAGTAATCGAACAGGTTCGGAAATCCCGGAGATACTGGAGCATGCAACGGATCTTGAGCTGCCAGGTCTGAATAAGGAAGAGGTTGTTCGTCTCCGTTTAGCCGGGAACAAGGATAATGAACTCTACCAGCTCCTTATCGTCGCCCAATGCAACGCTCTGAGTCGGGCCATGCCATTTCTGTTTGAAAGGATTGGCGGTTATGCTGAACTTCTTATGCCGGACAACCTCCTCCATTCTAATTCACCAGTTCGCAACTTGGTCAATGACATTCCAGAAGAGGATTGGCAGCAGATCGAAATAATTGGTTGGATTTACCAGTTCTATATCTCCGAGAAGAAGGATGAGGTCATCGGCAAGGTGGTTGCCTCGGTTGACATTCCGGCGGCGACCCAGCTCTTTACCCCCAACTGGATCGTAAAATATATGGTCCAGAACTCGCTCGGGGCACAGTGGTTGGCGACCTATCCGAACTCACCGCTCAAAGCGCAGATGGAATATTATATCGAGCCCGCCGAGCAGACCGACGAGGTCAAGGCACAGCTTGCAGCTATTACACCCAGCACGCTCAACCCCGAGGAGCTGACGCTCATAGATCCGGCCAGTGGCTCCGGGCATATTCTGGTGGAGGCATATAAGCTCTTCAAGGCCATTTACCTGGAGCGCGGTTACCGCCAGCGTGATGTGGCGCAGCTGATCCTCGAGAAGAACCTCTTTGGCCTTGACATCGATGGACGGGCAGCGCAACTGACTGGCTTTGCTTTGATGATGAAGGGACGAATGGATGACCGTCGACTTTTTGACCGGGGTGTAAAGCTCAATGTGATGGTGCTTGTGGACAGCACGGGCTTCGATGCCGAGCATCTCGAAAAGAGTGTGAAACTGACAAACTATGGGCTTCAACCGGGGGACCTCACGGAGTTGAAGCGGCTCTTCGAACACGCCACGACCTTTGGCTCGCTGATTCAGGTACCAAAGGAGCTGGAGAAGAAGCTCCTGGCGCTGAAGCAATTGAGCGAAATGACCAGTCAGGACCTCTTTGTATCGGAGGCGATCAAGTGCTTGGAGCCGCTGGTCCAACAGGCTATGACTCTGGGAAGTACGTATGATTGTGCAGTCGCAAATCCGCCGTACATGGGTGGCAAATATATGAACGTCCTAATGAAGAAGTTTGCCTCGGAGAGCTTCCCGAGATCGAAATCCGACCTCTTCGCGGTCTCAACAGAACGTTTTTTGGAATTCACGAAGCCTACAGGTTTCATCGGTTTGATGACACCGTTTACATGGATGTTCCTAAAGTCTTACGAGTCACTTCGGGGGCTCCTTCTCGAAACCAAGACACTCCGTTCTTTAATTCAACCTGAATATCACGCCTTCTTTGACTCGGCTTTTGTACCTGTCTGTACCTTTGTAGTTCAGAGTTGCCACACGTCAGGTTATGCAGCTTCTTTCATCAAGCTTTCGGACTTTTATGGCGCTGATGTTCAACCACAGAAGACACTGGAAGCGATTGCCAATCCCAATTGCGGCTGGCTGTATCGATCCAAGCCCGACGAATTCGTGAAAATCCCTGGGAGCCCTGTCGCCTATTGGGTTAACGACAGAACGCGTGAGATTTTTGCTGAGTCTGAACCTGTTGGCGCGCATGTAGATTCTAAGCAGGGTCTGGCAACTGCCGATAACGATAGATTTCTCAGACGTTGGCATGAGGTTTCCATAAAATCGGTAGGTTTTGGTCTGGTGTCTAGCCAAGAAGCCGAACTTAGCAAACTGCGTTGGTTTCCGTTGAACAAAGGAGGAACGTTTCGGCGTTGGTATGGAAATCATGAGTTCATTGTGAATTGGCTGGAGGATGGAAAGGAAATAAAGGAGCATGTGACTCATCAATATCCTTACCTAAAGGGAAATATTAACTATGTAATCAAAGATCAAGGAAAATTCTTTCAACAAAGTGTGAGTTGGTCGAATGTAACCTCGTCTGATAGTGCGTTCAGATATTATCCGCCCGGTTTTATTTACGGTGATACAGGACATTCAGCGTTCTGTAACAACCCTCACGATAGGAACCGTCTCATTTCGTTCTGCAACAACAAGTTCTGCGCCGAAGTATCTTCTATTCTTAGTCCGACTCTCCAGTTTCATATAGGATATTTCGATAAGCTTCCTTGGCCTGATAAACTTTCGAACCACACAGTGGATTCGATCGTTGATTGGCTGATTAATTGCAGCCGTATTGACTGGAACGCTTACGAATGCTCATGGGATTTTCAATCGTTCCCTCTCCTGACTGCGCCTTCAGGCCCCCAAATAACTATCGAGACCAATTACACCGACTGGGTCACCCATAATCGAGAAACCATCACTGAGGCGCAGCGTCTTGAAGAGGAAAACAACCGGCTCTTCATCGATGCTTACAGGCTAGCGGAGGAACTCACCCCTGATGTCCCCATTGAACAGATCACCCTCACGGTGAACCCCGCTTACCGCTATGGCAAAAAACTCACCGAAGAGGAACTGTGGACCCGCTTCCGCCAGGACACCATGAAGGAGTTGGTCTCCTACGCCATTGGCTGCATGATGGGCCGTTACAGCCTTGACGCGTCGGGCCTCATCTATGCCAACAGCAGCAATGTGAGCTTCGATCCCAGTCGCTACACCACTTTCTCAGCAGATGGCGACGGCATCCTCCCGCTCACGGACACCGACTGGTTTGACGACGATACTGCTCTCCGTCTCATCGAGTTTATCTCAGTTGCCTGGGACGCGGCCCACTTGGAAGAGAACCTCACTTTTCTTGCCGACAACCTCTCACCTAAAAAGAATGAATTAAGCCGCGACACCATTCGCCGCTATCTCTGTGAGAGCTTCTTCAAGGACCACTTGCAAACCTACAAGAAGCGACCCATCTACTGGCTTCTCTCAAGTGGCAAGCAGAAAGCTTTCCAGTGCCTGATCTATCTGCACCGGTACAATGAATCCACCCTGTCACGGGTGCGAAGTGCATATGTGACCCCGTTATTCGGAAACTTCAATGCGCGCCTGGAATATCTGAAAAATGAATGGAATGCTGCTGACTCCGCATCAGCCAAGAAGAAGTTCCAGAAAGAGATCGACGATATGAAAAAGAAGCTGACCGAACTGAGCACTTTTGACGATGAACTCCGGCATTATGCGGACAAGCGGATCTCTCTTGATCTTGACGACGGCGTGAAGGTCAACTATGGCAAGTTCGGTAACCTGTTGGCTGAGAAGAAAACGGTAACTGGATAG
- the brxC gene encoding BREX system P-loop protein BrxC: MPIQDIFSKNIARPINGVVKAEQQDDEIVWQELEEYVVTRELDQHFRKLFQSYLSAIDNATDPNVTSRMGVWISGFFGSGKSHFVKILSYLLENRSVQDPNTGTSKRAIDFFADKIKDPMLLGDFKRVAQDSTDVVLFNIDSRADASEGRAAILLVLWRVFNELQGLCSQHPHIAELERHLMQKGKYETFCDSFKNASGGDAWANQRDSYHFHYDEISKALNDSLGMSQQAAEKWLDKAEDETSLTVEGFAKRVREYLDTKGPKSQLIFLVDEMGQFIGKDTHLMLNLQTVVEDLGRLCNGRAWVIVTSQEDIDAVLGDIKGAKANDFSKIQGRFYTRLSLSSSDVAEVIRARLLEKVEIAEHKLETLFKSKGDILKNQLSFTSDSATQRNYVNGKDFAANYPFVPYHFPLVQKIFESIRKAGATGLHLARGERSMLDAFQSAAQKVSSKEIGVLVPLYEFFPCIESFLDTAVKLSIDQAKDNTGLQHPFDIQLLQTLFLIRYVDSIKPNIENLVTLCIDQVDADRINLKRNIEAALQRLERENLINRSGDLFFFLTNEEREISREIKNVDISAAEETKLLGDILFDDILKAKTKHKYSDFRRDYPLNRICDEHMFGGSGSEDVSIEFVTPFHDQYSMFGEPKCILHSAEREGCLLIKLPDSKEMETELRMYLQTDKFIKLKSDAAASDTQKKILSDRAAENRQRKTRFFSLLDDLVQKADYYVLGKALDIKAAKSTAAVDEGLNYLVQNVFRKFSYLQLLHDEPLKELKAILLADELGRRQLELEFAQGETTDIREIRTYVELKIAKNQPVQLNELINHFARRPYGWPEWEIVLLVAKIFTGGLVHLMIDKVKTQAKDAFGTLSKSSLWKNVQIIKRKTPNPEALKKARDLGKDLFGTICSEGADKLSTFLRKELTGWQNDLEKHKTLADTGNYPGKKEIDACLACIRALLAIGDTFEFIKSFNAKHADLLDVAEDLNDLTGFYTNQIKTWESLRKAIGEYKPNKAALAKDRSAAEALVRLEEILVAPSPYGMLHEVNGLVTTVKTVNDTLVQDARDKAISSIDKKIAQVGKLLDAASASADLRNKALFGLQEPKKRLQNDASIPSIVYTTGEVEEIYETAVELIENAKDPINPKSTLKEVKTIRPAILSTKTYLETEEDVDGFVHIMKETIIKAIRDNKRVKIQ; this comes from the coding sequence ATGCCGATACAGGATATTTTTTCAAAGAACATTGCCAGACCAATTAACGGGGTAGTCAAAGCGGAGCAGCAGGACGATGAGATTGTCTGGCAAGAACTGGAAGAATATGTCGTTACCAGGGAACTGGACCAACACTTCAGAAAGCTCTTCCAGTCCTATCTCTCAGCAATAGACAATGCAACCGATCCGAACGTCACCAGCCGGATGGGCGTCTGGATATCTGGCTTTTTTGGTTCGGGTAAGTCTCATTTTGTAAAAATACTTTCCTACCTGCTTGAAAATAGAAGCGTTCAAGATCCAAACACCGGTACCTCAAAGAGAGCGATCGACTTTTTTGCAGATAAGATAAAAGATCCCATGCTGCTGGGCGATTTCAAGCGGGTTGCCCAAGACAGTACCGATGTTGTTCTTTTCAATATCGACAGTCGGGCAGATGCCTCCGAAGGCCGGGCGGCCATCCTTCTTGTGCTCTGGAGGGTTTTCAACGAGCTGCAGGGATTATGCAGCCAACATCCACATATCGCCGAACTTGAGCGGCATCTGATGCAAAAAGGTAAGTATGAGACCTTTTGTGATTCCTTCAAGAATGCCTCAGGAGGAGATGCTTGGGCAAATCAACGGGACTCCTACCACTTCCACTACGATGAAATCAGTAAGGCTCTCAATGATTCCCTGGGCATGAGCCAGCAGGCAGCGGAGAAATGGCTTGATAAGGCCGAGGACGAAACAAGTCTTACCGTCGAAGGTTTTGCCAAACGGGTCCGGGAATATCTGGACACTAAAGGACCGAAGAGCCAGCTCATCTTTCTGGTGGATGAGATGGGGCAGTTCATCGGCAAAGACACCCATCTTATGCTCAATCTTCAAACCGTCGTAGAGGATTTAGGCCGACTTTGCAACGGCAGGGCCTGGGTGATCGTCACTTCACAGGAGGATATCGATGCCGTACTTGGAGATATTAAAGGGGCCAAAGCCAATGACTTCTCCAAGATCCAGGGCCGGTTCTATACCAGGCTCTCCCTTTCCAGTTCCGATGTTGCAGAAGTAATCAGAGCCAGGCTGCTTGAAAAAGTCGAGATTGCCGAGCACAAGCTGGAAACACTTTTCAAGTCCAAGGGCGATATTCTAAAAAACCAGCTGAGCTTTACAAGCGATAGTGCCACACAGAGAAATTATGTTAATGGCAAAGACTTTGCCGCAAACTACCCTTTTGTGCCTTATCACTTCCCGCTGGTCCAGAAAATATTTGAATCGATCCGCAAGGCAGGAGCAACCGGTCTACACTTGGCCCGAGGGGAACGGTCAATGCTCGATGCCTTCCAGTCGGCGGCGCAAAAAGTATCAAGTAAGGAGATCGGGGTTCTGGTACCTCTGTATGAGTTTTTTCCATGCATCGAGAGCTTTCTCGATACAGCGGTCAAACTATCCATTGACCAGGCCAAGGACAATACCGGACTGCAGCATCCTTTTGACATTCAACTTCTACAGACCCTCTTCCTCATTCGCTATGTGGACAGCATTAAGCCGAATATCGAAAACCTGGTAACCCTCTGTATTGACCAGGTGGATGCAGACCGCATAAACCTCAAGCGGAATATAGAAGCAGCCCTGCAACGTCTGGAGCGTGAAAACCTCATAAACCGCAGTGGAGATCTCTTCTTCTTCCTTACCAACGAGGAGCGGGAGATATCCAGAGAAATAAAAAATGTCGATATCTCGGCAGCAGAAGAAACCAAACTGCTCGGTGACATTCTTTTTGATGATATCCTGAAGGCCAAAACCAAACACAAGTATTCTGACTTTCGTAGAGACTACCCACTGAACCGAATCTGTGACGAGCATATGTTTGGTGGTAGCGGCAGCGAGGATGTGTCTATTGAGTTTGTCACCCCATTTCATGATCAATATTCAATGTTCGGAGAGCCCAAATGCATTCTCCACAGTGCAGAGCGAGAAGGTTGCCTGTTGATCAAATTGCCAGACAGTAAGGAAATGGAAACTGAGCTGCGGATGTATCTGCAGACAGATAAGTTTATCAAGCTCAAAAGCGACGCCGCCGCCTCTGATACCCAAAAGAAAATATTGAGTGACCGGGCTGCAGAGAACCGCCAACGAAAGACCAGGTTCTTTTCCCTGCTTGATGATCTCGTGCAAAAGGCTGATTATTACGTTCTGGGCAAGGCGCTCGATATCAAAGCTGCAAAGAGCACAGCCGCCGTTGATGAAGGGTTGAATTACTTGGTTCAGAACGTGTTTAGAAAATTCAGTTACCTTCAACTGCTCCACGATGAACCGCTAAAAGAATTAAAGGCCATACTCTTGGCCGACGAACTGGGGCGGAGGCAGTTGGAACTTGAGTTTGCTCAGGGAGAAACGACAGACATCAGAGAAATTAGGACCTACGTCGAGCTGAAGATCGCCAAAAATCAACCAGTCCAATTGAATGAACTGATCAATCATTTTGCCCGTCGTCCCTATGGTTGGCCGGAATGGGAGATCGTACTACTGGTGGCAAAGATATTCACCGGGGGCCTTGTCCACCTGATGATTGACAAGGTGAAGACCCAGGCAAAAGATGCCTTCGGAACTCTTTCCAAATCATCCCTGTGGAAAAATGTCCAAATAATCAAGCGAAAGACCCCTAACCCAGAGGCATTAAAAAAAGCCAGGGACTTGGGTAAGGATTTATTTGGTACCATCTGTTCCGAAGGTGCAGACAAACTTTCAACCTTCCTTCGTAAAGAACTGACAGGGTGGCAAAATGATTTGGAGAAACACAAAACCCTGGCTGATACCGGAAACTATCCGGGCAAAAAGGAAATTGATGCGTGTCTTGCCTGCATCCGCGCACTCCTGGCAATAGGCGACACCTTTGAATTTATCAAATCCTTCAATGCCAAACACGCTGACCTGCTCGATGTAGCAGAAGATCTCAACGACCTGACAGGTTTTTACACAAACCAGATCAAGACATGGGAATCACTCCGGAAGGCAATTGGAGAATATAAACCCAACAAGGCGGCTCTTGCAAAGGACAGAAGTGCAGCCGAGGCCCTTGTGAGGCTTGAGGAAATTCTTGTTGCTCCAAGTCCATACGGAATGCTTCATGAGGTCAACGGTCTTGTAACTACAGTGAAGACTGTTAATGACACACTGGTTCAAGATGCTCGGGATAAGGCCATATCGAGTATCGATAAAAAAATCGCTCAAGTAGGTAAGTTGTTGGATGCTGCCAGTGCTTCTGCGGATTTAAGAAATAAGGCATTGTTTGGTCTACAGGAGCCCAAAAAGCGGCTGCAAAACGATGCAAGTATTCCAAGCATTGTATATACGACTGGTGAAGTTGAAGAAATATACGAAACAGCTGTTGAACTTATTGAAAATGCGAAAGACCCAATTAATCCCAAATCAACCCTGAAAGAAGTCAAGACTATCCGACCTGCCATCCTGTCTACAAAAACCTACCTTGAAACCGAAGAGGATGTGGATGGGTTCGTGCATATCATGAAGGAAACCATTATCAAAGCGATTCGAGATAACAAACGAGTCAAAATTCAATAG
- a CDS encoding DUF1819 family protein — protein sequence MTIKEIKQKQYNGEIVAGSLLIPESREIAKLLLKKASKEEWHQSIVISNILQKRNPSSAKRQAILIRNRLNLMTPEHWALVKDGNAEVATQALLASAIKHSRLLSDFMANVCRQHWLTFNKTLSYKDWQEFLDTCSLVDPAVGAWTTKTTTKLRQVIFKMLAEAGYIESTRKLNLQPVSIVPEVREYLVKHSEENILRCMECTK from the coding sequence ATGACAATTAAAGAGATCAAACAAAAACAATATAACGGCGAGATCGTCGCCGGTTCTTTGCTGATTCCAGAAAGCAGGGAAATTGCCAAGCTCCTTCTTAAAAAAGCATCAAAAGAAGAATGGCACCAGTCCATTGTAATCAGCAACATCTTACAAAAAAGAAACCCTTCTTCTGCAAAGCGGCAGGCTATACTGATCAGAAATCGACTGAACCTCATGACTCCAGAGCATTGGGCCTTGGTCAAAGATGGCAATGCAGAGGTTGCCACTCAGGCATTACTTGCTTCAGCAATAAAGCATAGCCGCCTATTAAGCGACTTTATGGCCAATGTTTGTCGGCAGCATTGGCTTACTTTCAATAAAACGCTTTCATATAAAGACTGGCAGGAGTTTTTGGACACTTGCTCCCTGGTTGATCCAGCGGTTGGTGCGTGGACGACAAAAACAACCACAAAGCTCAGACAAGTGATATTTAAAATGCTCGCAGAGGCCGGATATATTGAATCAACCAGGAAGCTGAACCTTCAACCGGTCTCGATTGTCCCGGAGGTGCGGGAGTATCTGGTAAAACATTCAGAGGAGAATATCCTGCGATGCATGGAATGTACAAAATGA
- a CDS encoding DUF1788 domain-containing protein, with protein sequence MIGNLQDRLNKIIPRLTSDELLNNQGLGNEIGFYIFDYPPEHELEVRDYLQVVLKHIGKKKAGIRVKHINLFALIIDYLKEAKFLDKAIAMQKNKGNQALAKALKGPLDSKKIAKVFTDKADPDNHDLILISGVGSAWPMLRSHNLLNNLHPVMGSTPVVMFFPGVYTGAGMKLFGHMKESNYYRAFQLVP encoded by the coding sequence ATGATTGGCAATCTTCAAGATCGGCTCAACAAAATTATTCCCCGCCTGACTTCTGACGAGCTCCTCAACAATCAGGGCCTGGGCAATGAGATCGGCTTTTACATCTTTGATTATCCTCCGGAACATGAGCTTGAGGTCCGAGACTACCTCCAGGTTGTCCTCAAGCATATCGGCAAAAAAAAGGCTGGAATTAGAGTCAAGCATATCAATCTTTTTGCCTTGATCATTGATTATCTCAAAGAGGCGAAGTTCCTTGATAAGGCAATTGCCATGCAGAAGAACAAAGGCAACCAGGCACTGGCAAAGGCTCTCAAGGGTCCGCTTGATTCAAAGAAAATTGCCAAGGTTTTCACCGATAAAGCAGATCCCGACAATCACGATCTTATCCTGATATCAGGTGTCGGCAGTGCCTGGCCCATGCTGAGGAGCCACAATCTACTCAATAATTTGCACCCGGTGATGGGAAGTACTCCAGTAGTCATGTTCTTTCCCGGGGTATATACCGGAGCGGGAATGAAGCTCTTCGGACATATGAAAGAAAGCAATTACTACAGGGCGTTCCAGCTTGTACCATGA